A region of the Marmota flaviventris isolate mMarFla1 chromosome 3, mMarFla1.hap1, whole genome shotgun sequence genome:
CACAGCAATAACCACTTTCATCCTGCTGGGACTGACAGATGACCCAAAACTGCAAGTTCTGCTTTTTATCTTCCTGTTGCTCACCTACATGTTGAGTGTAACAGGGAACCTGACTATTATCACCCTCACATTGGTGGATCCCCATCTTAAGACTcctatgtacttcttcctcagaaACTTTTCCTTCCTAGAAGTTTCATTTACTACTGTCTGTATCCCTCGATTCCTGTACAGTTTATCAACTGGAGACAATACTGTTACCTACAATGCTTGCGCAAGtcagatattttttgtttttctctttggagCAACAGAATTTTTTCTCCTGGCAGCCATGTCCTAtgatcgctatgtggccatctgtaaacCCCTTCATTATATGTCCATCATGAACAACAGAGTGTGCACCTTATTAGTCCTCTCCTGCTGGGTAGCTGGCTTGATGATTATTGTCCCACCCTTAAGTGTAGGTCTCCAGCTTGAATTCTGTGATTCTAATGCCATTGATCATTTCAGCTGTGATGCAAGTCCCCTCCTAAAGATCTCCTGCTCAGACACATGGGTACTAGAACAGATGGTTATCATTGTGGCTGTATTTGCCCTCATTATTACATTAGTCTGTGTAGTTCTGTCCTACACGTACATCATCAGGACCATTCTGAGATTCCCCTCTGTTCAGCAAAGGAAAAAGGCCTTTTCCACCTGCTCATCCCACATGATTGTGGTTTCCATCACCTATGGCAGCTGCATCTTCATCTACATCAAGCCTTCAGCAAAGGAAGAGGTGGCCATAAATAAAGGAGTTTCAATTCTCACCTCTTCTGTAGCGCCCTTGCTGAACCCTTTCATTTACACCTTGAGAAACAAGCAAGTGAAACATGCTTTCAATGACTGCATAAAGAAGATTGTGTTTTTCTCAAAGAAGCAGAAGTTTTGATGaatcaaaggaaaatgaaacattCCGTGACTGTTTTACTGCTAacttcattgtttcctttctgCATTTTAGTCAAATTAGCCTTCTCAATGACATTTAACATTTCATCCTGATCTCACCTGTATTAAACTCTTTATTACTTCAAATCAAATACATGTATTGAATTTTCTTTAAGtgagaaactaaaaaatataatttccaagaaATTAAGTTTTTCTCCACTTGTAAGTTAGTTATCTATACATTAAATTATATGACAATAGTGCTAGCTACTTTCTTACTGTAATACGAGTTATAAAATGAATAGCATAAAggcaacaatgaaaataaaaaagtaaaatcccAAAACTGCAGAGAcatgctaaaatatatttaaaaaaataaagtattccaAGCTTATTACAATATTGGGAAAGATTATATCAACAGGAGTTTATGATTCATCAGAATTGAAGATATCTTCATAATCATTGGTAAGATTTAGTTGCTATTTTCTTATATAGCAGACCAACACCACTTAAAGGATATATACTTAATTTAAAGCAATATAAACATTAAATCATTTATTAAGCATTACAAATTCAGAATAGATGCATGAATGTTAATCGGAACACCAAATTTTAAGTTCCCACAAATAGTATTACTAGTTAAGTcaatacaaaagtaaataaattttttaaagttatcaatGATATACAATGAGCAAAATAAGAACAATTAAGGAAATCAAAATAGTAATAAAGATTGAAATTAAGATCAAGGGAACAATGCATAAAGTACTCAAAAATTAAAGAGGCTAGAGTTTGAAGCTATTAACAATGTGCTTGTCattgaaagaaaagggaaagaaaacccCAACTATATGTTGTGTACAAAAGGCCTACTCCCAAAATTGTGCAAAATCCAAACCTGGAGTCTCAGAACTCCCTCCATCTCAGAAAAATCACCAAGGAATAATTTTTGATTCTCTAATGTTATTCTTTGTTATATCAGTTTTATCACTTTATGTATTGATTTGAGATTCCCCCACACTACCAAGAATTACATTCCTTAAACCattcttctataattttttttttaaaaatctgtaatgtTATAATGTGTTAATTGGGAACACACCACTGTTTTAT
Encoded here:
- the LOC139705075 gene encoding olfactory receptor 6C2-like, translated to MRNHTAITTFILLGLTDDPKLQVLLFIFLLLTYMLSVTGNLTIITLTLVDPHLKTPMYFFLRNFSFLEVSFTTVCIPRFLYSLSTGDNTVTYNACASQIFFVFLFGATEFFLLAAMSYDRYVAICKPLHYMSIMNNRVCTLLVLSCWVAGLMIIVPPLSVGLQLEFCDSNAIDHFSCDASPLLKISCSDTWVLEQMVIIVAVFALIITLVCVVLSYTYIIRTILRFPSVQQRKKAFSTCSSHMIVVSITYGSCIFIYIKPSAKEEVAINKGVSILTSSVAPLLNPFIYTLRNKQVKHAFNDCIKKIVFFSKKQKF